Proteins from one Bradyrhizobium roseum genomic window:
- a CDS encoding TRAP transporter large permease, with the protein MELLSIAAILLGFLALLLGGGVWIAVALMATGWAGMQFAGGAIPAGSVLATTVWGNSASWSLAALPLFIWMGEILFRTRLSEEMFRGFAPWLNWLPGRLMHVNVLACGVFGSVSGSSAATCATVAKIALPELKKRGYDENLSLGSLAGAGTLGILIPPSITMVVYAVQANVSIIQVFLAGFLPGMLVMVLYSGYIAIWSLANPKLTPPAEPPMSLRQRISESLNLIPCLLLIVFVFLSLLMGWATATECAAWGVLGSLAIAWWQGSLSWESFWASVMGATRVNCMILLILAGASYMGTSMAYTGIPLALANWVNGLQLSPYALIAALTVMYIVLGTALDGISMIVLTTAIVIPMVKQAGFDLVWFGIFLVLVVEMAEVSPPVGFNLFVLQTMSGKDSNTVAKAALPFFFLLVLAVAIITVFPAIVMVLPQMAFPG; encoded by the coding sequence ATGGAACTGCTTTCCATCGCGGCGATCCTGCTCGGATTCCTGGCGCTGCTGCTCGGCGGCGGCGTCTGGATCGCCGTTGCCCTGATGGCGACGGGATGGGCCGGCATGCAGTTCGCCGGCGGCGCCATTCCGGCGGGCAGCGTGCTGGCGACGACGGTCTGGGGCAACAGCGCGTCGTGGTCGCTGGCGGCCTTGCCGCTCTTCATCTGGATGGGCGAGATCCTGTTCCGCACGCGGCTGTCGGAGGAAATGTTTCGCGGATTTGCGCCCTGGCTGAACTGGCTGCCGGGCCGGCTGATGCACGTCAACGTGCTCGCTTGCGGCGTGTTCGGTTCGGTGTCGGGCTCGTCGGCCGCGACCTGCGCCACGGTCGCCAAGATCGCCCTGCCGGAATTGAAGAAGCGTGGCTATGACGAGAACCTGAGCCTCGGTTCGCTGGCGGGCGCCGGCACGCTCGGCATTCTCATTCCGCCGTCGATCACCATGGTGGTCTACGCCGTGCAGGCCAACGTCTCCATCATTCAGGTTTTCCTTGCCGGATTCCTGCCGGGCATGCTCGTGATGGTACTGTATTCCGGCTACATTGCGATCTGGTCGCTCGCCAATCCAAAACTCACGCCGCCGGCCGAACCGCCGATGAGCCTGCGCCAGCGGATTTCAGAATCGCTCAACCTCATTCCCTGCCTGCTGCTGATCGTTTTCGTGTTTCTGTCGCTGCTGATGGGCTGGGCGACGGCGACGGAATGCGCGGCCTGGGGCGTGCTGGGCTCGCTCGCGATCGCATGGTGGCAGGGTTCGCTGAGCTGGGAATCGTTCTGGGCGAGCGTGATGGGCGCCACCCGGGTCAATTGCATGATCCTGTTGATCCTGGCCGGCGCCTCCTACATGGGCACATCGATGGCCTATACCGGCATTCCGCTGGCGCTCGCGAACTGGGTGAACGGCCTGCAGCTCAGCCCCTATGCGCTGATCGCGGCGTTGACCGTGATGTACATCGTGCTTGGCACGGCGCTGGACGGCATTTCCATGATCGTGCTGACCACCGCCATCGTAATCCCGATGGTGAAGCAGGCCGGCTTCGATCTGGTCTGGTTCGGCATTTTCCTGGTGCTGGTGGTGGAGATGGCGGAGGTCTCGCCGCCGGTCGGCTTCAATCTGTTCGTGCTGCAGACCATGAGCGGCAAGGATTCCAACACGGTCGCCAAGGCCGCCTTGCCGTTCTTCTTTTTGCTCGTTCTGGCGGTTGCC
- a CDS encoding TRAP transporter small permease, translating into MIRVLLDRIYLFSGYLAGLFLIAIFVLMLLLSGGRPLGINIPAGDDFISWCMAATAFLGLAHTFKHGEMIRVGLLIDRLNDRVRHYVEIAALLVGVGFIGFFAWHASVMTWQSWKFFDISQGVIAVPLWIPQLGYSGGLVILLIAFVDELIHVLRGHPPRYELPKPQSAEEIVERAMQSGV; encoded by the coding sequence ATGATCCGCGTGTTACTCGATCGAATTTACCTTTTCTCCGGCTATCTCGCCGGACTTTTCCTGATTGCAATTTTCGTACTGATGCTGCTGCTCTCGGGCGGCCGTCCGCTCGGCATCAATATTCCCGCAGGCGACGATTTCATCTCCTGGTGCATGGCGGCGACCGCCTTTCTCGGGCTCGCGCACACGTTCAAGCATGGCGAGATGATCCGCGTCGGCCTCCTGATCGACCGCCTCAACGACCGCGTCCGCCATTACGTCGAGATCGCCGCCCTCCTCGTCGGCGTCGGCTTCATCGGCTTTTTCGCCTGGCACGCCTCTGTCATGACCTGGCAGTCATGGAAATTCTTCGACATTTCGCAGGGCGTGATCGCGGTGCCGCTGTGGATTCCGCAGCTCGGCTATAGCGGCGGACTCGTCATTCTCTTGATCGCGTTCGTCGATGAGTTGATCCATGTCCTGCGCGGTCACCCGCCGCGCTACGAATTGCCGAAGCCGCAGAGCGCCGAGGAAATCGTCGAACGCGCCATGCAGAGCGGGGTCTGA
- a CDS encoding DNA-binding transcriptional regulator, whose protein sequence is MPLRSDTVEAASRTLLLLEELNRHRVTSIDRLHRATGLPKSTVVRLMKSLCAMGYAANDRRQGGYAVASRVKSLSNGFHGDPLVVEAARPWALAFTRQYHWPIAIAVLDGNSVIIRFSTIPDSPVSPFHATLNTHLSLLGRALGRAYLAFCPVSERSMLLDMLARSQEPEDKLAADRKRALGLLATIRKQGFAERDPMVEPRSSGTIAVPIIVNRRVLATVGMTYFTSALDRTDVVQRYVPLVQTLADNIAASVSSLQQ, encoded by the coding sequence ATGCCGCTCAGATCCGATACTGTCGAAGCCGCCTCCCGGACCCTGCTGCTGCTGGAGGAGCTCAACCGCCACCGCGTCACCTCGATCGATCGCCTGCACCGGGCGACGGGCCTGCCGAAATCGACGGTTGTGCGGCTGATGAAGTCGCTATGCGCGATGGGCTATGCCGCCAACGACCGGCGGCAAGGCGGCTACGCGGTCGCCTCGCGGGTCAAATCGCTGAGCAACGGCTTTCACGGCGATCCGCTTGTGGTTGAAGCCGCGCGTCCGTGGGCCCTCGCCTTCACGCGGCAATATCACTGGCCGATCGCCATCGCCGTGCTCGACGGAAATTCTGTCATTATCCGCTTCAGCACCATTCCGGATAGCCCGGTCTCGCCCTTTCACGCCACCCTCAACACGCATCTCAGCCTGCTCGGGCGCGCGCTGGGGCGGGCCTATTTGGCCTTCTGCCCCGTAAGCGAGCGGTCGATGCTGCTCGACATGCTGGCGCGGTCGCAGGAGCCCGAGGACAAACTCGCCGCCGATCGCAAGCGGGCGCTGGGCTTGCTGGCTACGATCCGCAAGCAGGGCTTTGCCGAACGCGACCCGATGGTCGAGCCGCGCTCGTCCGGCACGATAGCCGTTCCCATCATCGTCAACCGGCGCGTGCTCGCCACCGTCGGCATGACGTACTTCACCTCGGCGCTCGACCGCACCGACGTGGTCCAGCGCTACGTTCCCCTCGTGCAGACGTTGGCCGACAATATCGCCGCAAGCGTATCGTCGCTGCAGCAATAG
- a CDS encoding HpcH/HpaI aldolase family protein: MSGDAVRPHFSSFRRRFSARQTVVGSFIKTPTTHATEILGALGYDFVVIDEEHAPIDRAMTDVMLLAARASNLAGIVRVSSDDPAKILSCLDCGAAGVLVPHVATVEKARAVAAAARYRGGRRGYSGSARAGGYGGTPMWSLVDEQDASVCAIAMIEDPEALDQIDDIAAVDGIDGFFIGRGDLTVALGAKSSADASVKDAVIRIIAAAKKAAKPVCVMVASAAEAKDFVVLGASAFIVSSDQGLMRRAATQTLTEFKTLVQITDEQHVPQH, translated from the coding sequence GTGTCCGGAGACGCCGTCAGGCCGCATTTTTCGTCGTTCCGCCGACGCTTCTCCGCGCGGCAGACGGTCGTCGGCTCGTTCATCAAGACGCCCACCACGCATGCGACCGAAATCCTCGGTGCGCTCGGCTATGATTTCGTCGTGATCGACGAGGAGCACGCGCCGATCGACCGCGCGATGACCGATGTCATGCTGCTGGCCGCGCGCGCCAGCAACCTCGCCGGCATCGTGCGGGTGTCGTCGGACGATCCAGCAAAGATCCTCTCCTGCCTGGATTGCGGCGCCGCCGGTGTGCTGGTGCCTCATGTCGCGACTGTCGAGAAGGCGCGCGCGGTTGCCGCCGCAGCGCGCTACCGCGGCGGACGGCGCGGCTATTCCGGCTCGGCCCGCGCGGGGGGCTATGGCGGCACGCCGATGTGGTCTCTGGTCGACGAACAGGACGCATCCGTCTGCGCGATCGCCATGATCGAGGATCCGGAAGCTCTCGACCAGATCGACGACATCGCCGCCGTCGACGGCATCGATGGCTTCTTCATCGGCCGTGGTGATCTCACTGTTGCCCTCGGTGCCAAATCGTCGGCGGATGCATCCGTCAAGGACGCGGTGATCAGGATCATCGCGGCGGCGAAGAAAGCTGCCAAGCCGGTCTGCGTGATGGTCGCCAGCGCGGCGGAAGCCAAGGATTTTGTGGTCCTCGGCGCCAGCGCCTTCATCGTCTCTTCCGACCAGGGCCTGATGCGCCGGGCTGCGACCCAAACCCTCACCGAGTTCAAGACCCTCGTTCAGATTACGGATGAACAGCATGTACCACAGCACTGA
- a CDS encoding cupin domain-containing protein, which yields MYHSTDPRAALAATPVGTKPAATQFAGAEYAKFYETAPAENRDGARTWYARGQNFIIAYSDADKGAVLSRSDQPDEYVVLLPDPGAGAEIVWGNERKTVSGHSISFVPAGASSVTLLGAAKVVRMMTTRSEDLASLCSNAASYATPHPNLPPFEPWPEASGGRQIRTYSLDVAATPGRFGRIFRCSTFMVNFLDPKLGPRDPSKMSPHHHDDFEQCSLALAGTFVHHLRWPWTTDMAQWRADDHEACGSPSIAVIPPPSIHTSQAMDPKLNILVDIFCPPRMDFSSKPGWVLNEADYPMPAPAPADKSAA from the coding sequence ATGTACCACAGCACTGATCCCCGCGCGGCGCTGGCTGCCACGCCGGTTGGCACAAAGCCCGCCGCCACGCAATTCGCCGGCGCGGAGTATGCGAAATTCTATGAGACCGCACCGGCCGAGAATCGCGACGGCGCGCGCACCTGGTACGCCCGCGGGCAGAATTTCATCATCGCCTATAGCGACGCCGACAAGGGGGCGGTGCTGAGCCGGAGCGACCAGCCCGACGAATATGTCGTGCTGCTTCCCGATCCCGGAGCTGGCGCCGAAATCGTCTGGGGCAACGAGCGCAAGACCGTCAGCGGCCATTCCATCAGCTTCGTGCCGGCGGGCGCGAGCTCGGTCACGCTGCTCGGCGCCGCCAAGGTCGTGCGCATGATGACGACGCGATCGGAAGATCTCGCAAGTCTGTGCTCTAATGCGGCATCCTACGCGACACCGCATCCGAACCTGCCGCCGTTCGAGCCGTGGCCGGAGGCGAGCGGGGGGAGACAGATCCGAACCTACAGTCTGGACGTTGCGGCGACGCCCGGCAGGTTTGGTCGCATCTTCCGCTGCTCGACCTTCATGGTGAACTTCCTCGATCCGAAACTGGGGCCCCGCGATCCGAGCAAGATGTCGCCGCACCATCACGACGATTTCGAGCAATGCTCGCTGGCGCTGGCCGGCACCTTCGTTCACCACCTGCGTTGGCCATGGACGACCGACATGGCACAGTGGCGCGCCGACGATCACGAGGCTTGCGGATCGCCATCCATCGCGGTGATCCCGCCGCCGTCGATTCACACTTCGCAGGCGATGGATCCCAAGCTGAATATCCTCGTCGACATCTTCTGTCCGCCGCGGATGGATTTCTCGTCAAAACCCGGCTGGGTGCTGAACGAGGCGGATTATCCGATGCCCGCGCCAGCGCCGGCGGACAAGTCTGCGGCCTGA
- a CDS encoding DUF6282 family protein: MADKQASYPTTVPLPPLSRPEEVAELLVGAIDLHCHSGPAAMPRILDHHEELLDAAAAKFRAVLYKDHFYAGMAHAILLEKLFPETNVKLYSGIALNNASGGINPHAVDHAIKLGAKIVWMPTLSAANHIKAMAAGNSTFPKTAQKMLDPIPLSALDASGGLTDDTKKVIDLIAEADIILAGGHLPASELHILFDEAARRGVKKMMVNHPTYIVGCNDNDIRQLVAGGVKMEHSICMFIEGKSLKYSPDDLAHLIEVAGIDNTILSSDLGLQHSQRPVDGFRSITQILLDLQMPRAAIRKLISDNAAQFLNLPVREKAAQDAA; the protein is encoded by the coding sequence ATGGCCGACAAGCAAGCGTCCTATCCGACCACCGTGCCGTTGCCGCCGCTGTCGCGCCCGGAGGAGGTTGCTGAACTGCTGGTCGGGGCGATCGATCTGCATTGCCATAGCGGCCCGGCGGCGATGCCGCGCATCCTCGATCATCACGAGGAGCTGCTCGATGCGGCGGCCGCGAAATTCCGCGCCGTGCTCTACAAGGACCACTTCTATGCCGGCATGGCGCATGCGATCCTGCTGGAGAAGCTGTTCCCCGAAACCAATGTCAAACTGTATTCGGGAATCGCGCTGAACAATGCATCCGGCGGCATCAACCCGCACGCCGTCGACCACGCCATCAAGCTCGGCGCAAAAATCGTCTGGATGCCGACGCTCTCGGCCGCGAACCATATAAAGGCGATGGCGGCGGGAAATTCGACCTTTCCAAAGACCGCGCAGAAAATGCTCGACCCGATCCCGCTTTCGGCGCTCGACGCCAGCGGCGGACTGACGGACGACACCAAGAAGGTCATCGATCTCATTGCCGAGGCGGATATCATTCTGGCGGGTGGCCATTTGCCGGCCAGCGAGCTGCACATCCTGTTCGACGAAGCGGCGCGGCGCGGCGTCAAGAAGATGATGGTCAATCATCCGACCTACATCGTCGGCTGTAACGACAATGATATCCGTCAGCTCGTGGCGGGAGGCGTGAAGATGGAACATTCGATCTGCATGTTCATCGAAGGTAAATCGCTGAAGTACAGCCCGGACGATCTGGCGCACCTGATCGAGGTGGCCGGCATCGACAATACCATCCTGTCGTCCGATCTCGGGTTGCAGCATTCGCAGCGTCCGGTCGACGGCTTTCGCAGCATAACTCAGATCCTGCTCGACCTGCAGATGCCGCGAGCCGCGATCAGAAAACTCATCAGCGACAATGCGGCGCAATTTCTGAATCTCCCGGTGAGGGAGAAGGCGGCGCAGGACGCTGCCTGA
- a CDS encoding alpha/beta hydrolase: MRRDSHSKDRRRLQPLAAALLLAGLGQPAFADEARKPQKQPIILESTGAYEVGGKIVAKPGDPGQTLSCDHGYVEYFIPAKRRSAGLILWHSSSTKVWENRWDGGEGFKSIFLRRGYPVYLWDGPRVGRANWSCEPITYTPDYFDQRNFAAWRFGITYPNWHSGLQFPTADTEAWNQATRARYDEFDTLANALLQADAGGQAIDKIGPVIAVTNSAGGWRALLSALKAKSDNMKGIVAYETPGFVFPEGEGPEPKPDAPYGPNSVPLAEFKKLTRFPIQMVFGDYTDTRPIWKTSVEVAKTFCGIVNRHGGDCEVLLLPDAGLRGNTHIAFADLNNEAVADELSKWLARKGLDKFAAE, encoded by the coding sequence ATGAGGCGCGACAGCCATTCGAAGGACCGGCGGCGATTGCAGCCTTTGGCAGCGGCGCTGTTGCTGGCCGGACTGGGCCAGCCTGCATTCGCGGACGAGGCCCGCAAGCCGCAGAAGCAGCCGATCATCCTGGAGTCGACGGGCGCCTATGAGGTAGGAGGCAAGATCGTCGCCAAGCCCGGCGATCCCGGCCAGACGCTCTCCTGCGACCATGGCTATGTCGAATACTTCATCCCTGCAAAGCGGCGCAGCGCTGGCCTGATCCTGTGGCACAGTTCCAGCACGAAGGTGTGGGAAAACCGCTGGGACGGCGGCGAGGGCTTTAAGAGCATTTTCCTGCGCCGGGGATATCCCGTCTATCTCTGGGACGGCCCGCGCGTCGGCCGCGCCAATTGGAGCTGCGAGCCGATTACCTACACGCCCGACTATTTCGACCAGCGCAATTTCGCCGCCTGGCGTTTCGGCATCACCTATCCGAACTGGCATTCGGGACTTCAATTCCCGACCGCCGACACAGAAGCCTGGAACCAGGCGACCCGCGCCCGCTACGACGAGTTCGATACGCTCGCCAACGCGCTGCTGCAGGCCGACGCCGGCGGACAGGCCATCGACAAGATCGGCCCCGTTATCGCCGTCACCAATTCAGCGGGCGGCTGGCGCGCGCTGCTCTCGGCGCTAAAGGCGAAGAGCGACAACATGAAGGGGATCGTCGCCTATGAGACGCCGGGCTTCGTTTTCCCTGAGGGCGAGGGGCCCGAGCCGAAGCCGGATGCGCCGTACGGACCCAATTCGGTGCCGCTGGCCGAATTCAAGAAGCTGACCAGGTTTCCGATCCAGATGGTGTTCGGCGACTACACCGACACGCGGCCGATCTGGAAAACCTCCGTCGAAGTGGCAAAAACCTTTTGCGGGATCGTCAACCGCCATGGCGGCGATTGCGAGGTGTTGCTGCTGCCCGACGCGGGCCTGCGCGGCAACACGCACATCGCCTTTGCCGATCTCAACAACGAAGCCGTGGCAGACGAATTGTCCAAATGGCTAGCCCGCAAGGGCCTCGACAAGTTTGCTGCGGAATAA
- a CDS encoding Bug family tripartite tricarboxylate transporter substrate binding protein has product MRLLSFGLLGLALAIAPCPDVRAQEWPSRPVTLVVPFPAGAAVDTLARAVAHALSEDFGKQFIVENRAGAGGNLGGTAVAKAAADGHTWLFGTPAPIALNKFMYKGLAYDSERDFIPVVLVAKSPMIITATTDFPARTLPELIAYARKNPGKVNVGHPGNGTLGHITSALIQQFAGVEMTHVPYRGSAPLITDLLGGQVNVAMDFMPTYLQLVADRKIRALAVTTSQRVAQLPDVPTVQEAGFKGFEATAWYAVVAPAGTPPDIVGKVNKAVNAFINSDKGRTMLEQNSLQGVGGSPEDLKAFIDGERAKWGPVIEAAKITM; this is encoded by the coding sequence ATGCGCCTGCTGTCTTTCGGCCTGCTCGGCCTCGCACTCGCCATCGCGCCATGTCCTGATGTTCGCGCGCAGGAGTGGCCGAGCCGCCCGGTCACCCTGGTCGTGCCGTTCCCGGCGGGCGCCGCCGTCGATACGCTGGCGCGCGCCGTCGCGCACGCGCTGAGCGAAGACTTCGGCAAGCAGTTCATCGTCGAGAATCGCGCAGGCGCGGGCGGCAATCTCGGAGGGACAGCGGTCGCCAAGGCCGCGGCCGACGGCCACACCTGGCTGTTCGGAACGCCGGCGCCGATCGCGCTCAACAAGTTCATGTACAAGGGCCTCGCTTACGACTCCGAGCGCGATTTCATCCCGGTCGTGCTCGTCGCCAAGTCTCCGATGATCATCACCGCGACAACGGATTTTCCGGCAAGGACGCTGCCCGAACTGATCGCCTACGCGAGGAAGAACCCCGGCAAGGTCAATGTCGGTCATCCCGGCAACGGAACGCTGGGTCACATCACCTCGGCGCTGATCCAGCAGTTCGCCGGCGTCGAGATGACACATGTACCCTATCGCGGCTCGGCGCCGTTGATCACGGACCTCCTGGGTGGGCAGGTCAACGTCGCGATGGATTTCATGCCGACCTATCTGCAGCTCGTCGCCGACCGCAAGATCCGCGCGCTCGCGGTGACGACGAGCCAGCGGGTCGCGCAATTGCCTGACGTACCGACGGTACAGGAAGCAGGGTTCAAAGGTTTCGAGGCAACCGCATGGTACGCGGTCGTCGCTCCCGCCGGCACGCCGCCCGATATCGTGGGCAAGGTGAACAAGGCGGTGAACGCCTTCATCAACAGCGACAAGGGCAGGACCATGCTCGAACAAAACTCGCTGCAGGGCGTCGGCGGTTCGCCGGAAGACCTGAAGGCGTTCATCGACGGCGAGCGCGCCAAATGGGGCCCCGTGATCGAGGCCGCCAAGATCACGATGTAA
- a CDS encoding aldehyde dehydrogenase family protein yields the protein MEKLKFYIDGAWVEPATPSTLGIVNPATEETFAQISLGSRADVDRAAKAARRAFATYSVTSVEQRLAWLQKIIGGFRARLPELARMMTLEMGAPITFATQRQATVALFHFEEAARVLTNYSFEERMGNGIVRREPIGVCGLITPWNWPLNQVASKTAPALATGCTVVLKPSEIAPLSAMLLAEIIDEAGIPAGVFNLVNGDGPTVGEAIAAHPEIDMVSFTGSTAAGIKVAKLAADTVKRVAQELGGKSANIILADADLKKAVIEGVHACYTNGGQNCQSPTRMLIPRAQRDAAFAAAREAVGSIRLGDPLDPASTMGPLVSQVQFEKVQDLIQSGVDEGATLVAGGTGRPSELNRGYYVRPTVFGDVTPQMRIAREEIFGPVLSIMSYDSEDEAIEIANDTPFGLACFVQSTDPVRARAVANRIRAGRVYLNGAPFDRSLPFGGYKQSGNGREFGIFGFEEYLEVKAILGQ from the coding sequence ATGGAAAAGTTGAAGTTCTACATTGACGGCGCCTGGGTGGAGCCCGCGACGCCGTCAACGCTCGGCATCGTCAATCCCGCGACGGAGGAGACATTTGCGCAAATCAGCCTTGGCTCGCGGGCTGACGTGGACCGCGCCGCCAAGGCCGCGCGCCGCGCATTCGCGACCTATTCCGTGACCAGCGTCGAACAGCGGCTGGCCTGGCTACAGAAGATCATCGGGGGTTTTCGGGCGCGCCTGCCGGAACTGGCGCGGATGATGACGCTCGAAATGGGCGCGCCGATCACTTTTGCGACCCAGCGCCAGGCGACCGTGGCGCTGTTTCACTTCGAGGAAGCCGCGCGCGTGCTGACGAACTACAGCTTTGAGGAGCGGATGGGGAACGGGATCGTCCGCCGCGAGCCGATCGGCGTCTGCGGACTGATCACGCCGTGGAACTGGCCGCTGAACCAGGTCGCCTCCAAGACAGCACCGGCACTCGCCACCGGCTGCACCGTCGTTCTGAAACCAAGCGAGATCGCGCCGCTCAGCGCGATGTTGCTGGCGGAGATCATCGATGAAGCCGGCATTCCGGCTGGGGTCTTCAACCTCGTCAATGGCGACGGGCCCACCGTGGGCGAGGCGATCGCCGCGCATCCCGAGATCGACATGGTGTCGTTCACCGGATCGACGGCGGCCGGCATCAAAGTCGCCAAGCTGGCGGCAGACACGGTCAAGCGCGTCGCACAGGAACTCGGCGGCAAATCCGCCAACATCATCCTTGCCGATGCCGACCTGAAGAAGGCGGTGATCGAAGGCGTTCACGCCTGCTACACCAATGGCGGCCAGAACTGCCAGTCTCCGACGCGGATGCTGATCCCCCGCGCCCAGCGGGACGCGGCCTTTGCGGCGGCGCGCGAGGCGGTCGGCAGCATCCGCCTCGGCGATCCCCTCGATCCGGCATCCACCATGGGCCCGCTGGTGAGCCAGGTGCAGTTCGAAAAAGTACAGGATCTGATCCAGTCCGGTGTGGACGAAGGGGCGACGCTGGTGGCCGGCGGCACCGGGCGGCCGTCCGAACTCAACCGCGGCTACTATGTTCGTCCGACCGTGTTCGGCGACGTGACGCCGCAGATGAGGATCGCACGCGAGGAGATTTTTGGTCCCGTGCTGTCCATCATGAGCTATGACAGCGAGGATGAGGCGATCGAAATCGCCAACGATACGCCGTTCGGATTGGCGTGCTTCGTGCAGTCTACCGATCCCGTCCGCGCCCGTGCCGTCGCCAACCGCATTCGTGCGGGCCGCGTCTATCTCAATGGCGCGCCTTTCGACCGCAGCCTGCCGTTTGGCGGCTACAAGCAATCAGGCAATGGCCGCGAGTTCGGGATTTTTGGATTTGAGGAATATCTCGAGGTGAAGGCGATCCTGGGCCAGTGA
- a CDS encoding MarR family winged helix-turn-helix transcriptional regulator, which translates to MDATVKRKARPAKGAREPALRPVEPTHESDGAHLELRIWLRLLSCATRIEKALNAKLRKEFNTTLARFDLLAQLARKPAGATMSEVSELLMVSNGAITALVQKLEADGLIHREVDSDDRRTFRLRLSQEGAREFGRMARRHEEWVIALIGELSPVAQSDLLQHLTLLKRRLDKHS; encoded by the coding sequence ATGGACGCCACCGTCAAGCGAAAGGCCAGACCCGCGAAAGGCGCGCGCGAGCCGGCATTGCGGCCGGTCGAGCCGACTCACGAATCCGACGGCGCGCATCTGGAACTGCGCATCTGGCTGCGGCTGCTCTCCTGCGCCACCCGGATCGAGAAGGCGCTGAACGCAAAGCTGCGCAAGGAGTTCAACACCACGCTGGCCCGCTTCGACCTTTTGGCGCAACTGGCGCGCAAGCCGGCAGGGGCGACGATGTCCGAGGTCTCCGAACTGCTGATGGTCTCGAACGGCGCCATCACCGCGCTGGTGCAGAAGCTGGAAGCCGACGGCTTGATCCATCGCGAAGTCGATTCCGATGACCGCCGCACCTTTCGTTTGCGCCTGTCGCAGGAAGGCGCCAGGGAGTTCGGCCGGATGGCGCGGCGGCACGAGGAATGGGTGATCGCCCTGATCGGCGAATTGTCACCCGTGGCGCAGTCGGACCTGCTGCAGCATCTGACGTTGCTGAAGCGAAGACTCGACAAACACAGTTGA
- a CDS encoding SDR family NAD(P)-dependent oxidoreductase produces the protein MSVVHHTAIVSGGNTGIGAAIARNLLAEGYDVISLSRRKPDWSHPKFTSHEVDLLDARATRQAADEIAAKVAITHVVHNAGAIRAKLLEEVADEDVGALAQLHFGAAIALAQAALPCMKQARFGRIVLLSSRAALGAVTRTVYSATKAGIIGMARTWALELAPFGITVNVVAPGPIADTEMFESVMSPESERAKKLAQSIPLGRLGKSADVARAVSFFSSPDADFITGQTLYVCGGASIGSISI, from the coding sequence ATGAGCGTGGTCCACCACACGGCGATCGTCAGCGGCGGCAATACCGGCATCGGCGCGGCGATCGCCCGCAACCTCCTCGCCGAGGGCTATGACGTGATCTCGCTGTCGCGGCGCAAGCCCGACTGGAGCCACCCCAAATTCACATCGCACGAAGTCGACCTGCTCGATGCGAGGGCGACGCGGCAGGCGGCCGACGAGATCGCGGCGAAAGTCGCGATCACCCATGTCGTGCACAATGCCGGCGCGATCCGCGCCAAGCTGCTGGAAGAAGTCGCCGACGAGGACGTTGGCGCCTTGGCGCAACTGCATTTCGGCGCGGCGATTGCGCTGGCGCAGGCCGCGCTGCCGTGCATGAAGCAGGCGCGCTTCGGCCGTATCGTGCTGCTGTCCTCGCGCGCCGCGCTGGGCGCCGTCACGCGCACCGTCTATTCGGCCACCAAGGCCGGTATCATCGGCATGGCACGGACCTGGGCGCTCGAGCTGGCTCCTTTCGGCATCACCGTCAATGTCGTGGCCCCCGGTCCGATTGCGGATACCGAGATGTTCGAGAGCGTGATGTCGCCGGAATCCGAACGCGCCAAAAAGCTGGCGCAGTCGATCCCGCTCGGCCGGCTCGGCAAATCCGCCGACGTCGCGCGCGCGGTCAGTTTCTTCAGTTCACCCGATGCCGACTTCATCACCGGGCAAACGTTGTATGTCTGCGGCGGAGCCAGCATCGGATCGATTTCCATTTAG
- a CDS encoding aromatic-ring-hydroxylating dioxygenase subunit beta — MNMLAEAPQKNAVPTDQELIDFVVREARLIDQQRFDEWLDMYADDAYYWMPLEWNQTDPRLTCSLMYEDKLLLSIRVERLKGARTFSQKPKSRCHHVLQTPQVDSRDAAANSYVTWTPIHYVETRLDEQALYAAWVTHHLSVEDGRLKIKLKRVDLINCDAAFGNIQLFM; from the coding sequence ATGAACATGCTCGCCGAGGCTCCCCAGAAGAATGCGGTTCCGACCGATCAGGAACTGATCGACTTCGTCGTCCGCGAAGCGCGACTGATCGATCAGCAGCGTTTCGACGAATGGCTCGATATGTACGCGGACGACGCCTATTACTGGATGCCGCTGGAATGGAATCAGACCGATCCACGGCTGACCTGCTCACTGATGTACGAGGACAAGCTGTTGCTCTCGATCCGGGTCGAGCGTCTCAAGGGCGCGCGCACCTTCAGCCAGAAACCGAAAAGCCGCTGCCATCATGTGCTGCAGACGCCGCAGGTGGATTCGCGCGACGCCGCCGCCAACAGCTACGTCACCTGGACGCCGATACATTATGTCGAGACGCGCCTGGACGAGCAGGCGCTCTATGCCGCCTGGGTCACGCATCATCTGAGCGTCGAGGACGGCAGGCTCAAGATCAAGCTGAAGCGCGTCGACCTGATCAATTGCGACGCTGCCTTCGGCAATATCCAGCTCTTTATGTGA